A section of the Carya illinoinensis cultivar Pawnee chromosome 12, C.illinoinensisPawnee_v1, whole genome shotgun sequence genome encodes:
- the LOC122290257 gene encoding monodehydroascorbate reductase, chloroplastic/mitochondrial-like isoform X1 has product MSAARRLMASIFNSLPPKHGLSLWCPRADSLHPTPRPSSVGFSGFRRSYVAASSGFANDNREFVIVGGGNAAGYAARTFVEHGMADGRLCIVSKEAYAPYERPALTKAYLFPLDKKPARLPGFHTCVGSGGERQSPDWYKEKGIEMFYEDPVTSIDIEKQTLMTNSGKLLKYGSLIIATGSTTSRFPEKIGGNLPGVHYIRDVADADSLISSLERAQKVVIVGGGYIGMEVAAAAVGWKLDTTIIFPDSHLLQRLFTPSLAQRYEELYQEYGVKFLKGVSIKNLEAGPDGRVAAVKLGDGSTIEADTVIIGIGAKPAVSPFESVHLNTTVGGIQVDGQFRTSIPGIFAIGDVAAFPLKIYDRIARVEHVDHARRSAQHCIKALLSAQTHTYDYLPYFYSRVFEYEGSPRKIWWQFFGDNVGETIEIGNFDPKLATFWIDSGKLKGVLLESGSTEEFQLLPKLARSQPFVDKSRLQNASSVEEALEVARTALQVESAA; this is encoded by the exons ATGTCTGCAG CTCGTAGATTAATGGCCTCCATCTTCAACTCGTTGCCACCCAAGCATGGGCTGTCGCTCTGGTGCCCTCGTGCCGATTCTCTTCATCCAACTCCCCGGCCTTCTTCGGTCGGATTCAGTGGCTTCCGGAGAAGCTACGTGGCCGCCTCTTCGGGATTCGCTAACGACAACCGAGA GTTTGTGATCGTTGGAGGTGGCAATGCGGCTGGTTACGCGGCTCGGACTTTCGTCGAACATGGCATGGCTGATGGACGACTCTGTATTGTGTCTAAAGAG GCATACGCGCCTTATGAAAGACCGGCTTTAACGAAAGCTTACTTGTTTCCTTTAGATAAGAAGCCAGCACGCTTACCT GGGTTCCATACCTGTGTTGGATCTGGTGGGGAAAGACAATCCCCTGACTGGTATAAAGAGAAAGGGATAGAG ATGTTTTATGAAGATCCTGTAACAAGTATTGATATTGAAAAGCAAACATTGATGACAAATTCAGGCAAGCTGCTTAAATATGGATCACTTATAATAGCTACAGGATCCACGACCTCAAG GTTTCCAGAGAAAATTGGAGGAAACCTACCAGGGGTTCACTATATCCGAGATGTTGCAGATGCTGATTCACTAATATCATCATTG gagAGGGCACAGAAGGTGGTCATTGTTGGTGGTGGTTATATTGGCATGGAGGTTGCTGCTGCAGCTGTTGGCTGGAAACTTGATACCACG atCATATTTCCAGATAGTCATCTTTTGCAAAGACTATTTACTCCTTCTCTAGCCCAAAGATATGAAGAACTCTATCAAGAGTATGGTGTCAAATTCTTAaag GGTGTCTCCATTAAAAACTTAGAAGCTGGTCCTGATGGACGCGTAGCTGCTGTCAAACTGGGGGATGGATCTACCATAGAGGCGGACACA GTAATTATTGGTATTGGAGCAAAACCTGCCGTCAGTCCCTTTGAAAGTGTGCACTTAAACACCACTGTTGGTGGAATACAG GTTGATGGTCAATTCCGGACAAGTATTCCTGGAATTTTTGCAATTGGAGATGTAGCAGCTTTCCCATTAAAG ATTTATGACCGTATAGCACGAGTTGAACATGTGGATCATGCTCGTCGGTCAGCACAACATTGCATTAAAGCATTACTAAGTGCCCAAACACACAC GTATGATTATCTTCCATATTTTTATTCTAGGGTATTTGAGTATGAAGGTAGTCCAAGAAAAATATGGTGGCAATTTTTTGGGGATAATG TTGGAGAGACGATTGAAATCGGAAATTTCGATCCTAAGTTAGCTACTTTCTGGATAGATTCTG GTAAACTGAAAGGAGTTCTTCTTGAAAGTGGAAGCACTGAG GAATTTCAACTCCTTCCTAAACTTGCAAGGAGCCAGCCTTTTGTTGACAAATCCAGGCTTCAGAATGCATCTTCTGTTGAGGAGGCTCTAGAAGTTGCTCGGACTGCCTTACAAGTTGAATCTGCAGCCTAA
- the LOC122290257 gene encoding monodehydroascorbate reductase, chloroplastic/mitochondrial-like isoform X2 has translation MASIFNSLPPKHGLSLWCPRADSLHPTPRPSSVGFSGFRRSYVAASSGFANDNREFVIVGGGNAAGYAARTFVEHGMADGRLCIVSKEAYAPYERPALTKAYLFPLDKKPARLPGFHTCVGSGGERQSPDWYKEKGIEMFYEDPVTSIDIEKQTLMTNSGKLLKYGSLIIATGSTTSRFPEKIGGNLPGVHYIRDVADADSLISSLERAQKVVIVGGGYIGMEVAAAAVGWKLDTTIIFPDSHLLQRLFTPSLAQRYEELYQEYGVKFLKGVSIKNLEAGPDGRVAAVKLGDGSTIEADTVIIGIGAKPAVSPFESVHLNTTVGGIQVDGQFRTSIPGIFAIGDVAAFPLKIYDRIARVEHVDHARRSAQHCIKALLSAQTHTYDYLPYFYSRVFEYEGSPRKIWWQFFGDNVGETIEIGNFDPKLATFWIDSGKLKGVLLESGSTEEFQLLPKLARSQPFVDKSRLQNASSVEEALEVARTALQVESAA, from the exons ATGGCCTCCATCTTCAACTCGTTGCCACCCAAGCATGGGCTGTCGCTCTGGTGCCCTCGTGCCGATTCTCTTCATCCAACTCCCCGGCCTTCTTCGGTCGGATTCAGTGGCTTCCGGAGAAGCTACGTGGCCGCCTCTTCGGGATTCGCTAACGACAACCGAGA GTTTGTGATCGTTGGAGGTGGCAATGCGGCTGGTTACGCGGCTCGGACTTTCGTCGAACATGGCATGGCTGATGGACGACTCTGTATTGTGTCTAAAGAG GCATACGCGCCTTATGAAAGACCGGCTTTAACGAAAGCTTACTTGTTTCCTTTAGATAAGAAGCCAGCACGCTTACCT GGGTTCCATACCTGTGTTGGATCTGGTGGGGAAAGACAATCCCCTGACTGGTATAAAGAGAAAGGGATAGAG ATGTTTTATGAAGATCCTGTAACAAGTATTGATATTGAAAAGCAAACATTGATGACAAATTCAGGCAAGCTGCTTAAATATGGATCACTTATAATAGCTACAGGATCCACGACCTCAAG GTTTCCAGAGAAAATTGGAGGAAACCTACCAGGGGTTCACTATATCCGAGATGTTGCAGATGCTGATTCACTAATATCATCATTG gagAGGGCACAGAAGGTGGTCATTGTTGGTGGTGGTTATATTGGCATGGAGGTTGCTGCTGCAGCTGTTGGCTGGAAACTTGATACCACG atCATATTTCCAGATAGTCATCTTTTGCAAAGACTATTTACTCCTTCTCTAGCCCAAAGATATGAAGAACTCTATCAAGAGTATGGTGTCAAATTCTTAaag GGTGTCTCCATTAAAAACTTAGAAGCTGGTCCTGATGGACGCGTAGCTGCTGTCAAACTGGGGGATGGATCTACCATAGAGGCGGACACA GTAATTATTGGTATTGGAGCAAAACCTGCCGTCAGTCCCTTTGAAAGTGTGCACTTAAACACCACTGTTGGTGGAATACAG GTTGATGGTCAATTCCGGACAAGTATTCCTGGAATTTTTGCAATTGGAGATGTAGCAGCTTTCCCATTAAAG ATTTATGACCGTATAGCACGAGTTGAACATGTGGATCATGCTCGTCGGTCAGCACAACATTGCATTAAAGCATTACTAAGTGCCCAAACACACAC GTATGATTATCTTCCATATTTTTATTCTAGGGTATTTGAGTATGAAGGTAGTCCAAGAAAAATATGGTGGCAATTTTTTGGGGATAATG TTGGAGAGACGATTGAAATCGGAAATTTCGATCCTAAGTTAGCTACTTTCTGGATAGATTCTG GTAAACTGAAAGGAGTTCTTCTTGAAAGTGGAAGCACTGAG GAATTTCAACTCCTTCCTAAACTTGCAAGGAGCCAGCCTTTTGTTGACAAATCCAGGCTTCAGAATGCATCTTCTGTTGAGGAGGCTCTAGAAGTTGCTCGGACTGCCTTACAAGTTGAATCTGCAGCCTAA
- the LOC122290507 gene encoding protein ROH1-like, whose product MRATDNQGSFLNRISIRRNQVVSMDGNHEQELQDLELFQKQVADRFSDLLSSSSEDGADALLSVSWLRKLVDVFLCCDADFKAVLVVGRDPSQISKPPLDRLVPEYLDRVVKALDVCNAVSHGVEAVRHYQKLAEIAVSAFEQRPIFDGQVRRAKKALNSLMLTLEEQEGSNLKSAERTWSFGRRTANITDRALPGRVHSLSWNMAKGWSAAKQIQAMSANLVMPRGAESSGLASPVYIMSTVMVFVMWALVAAIPCQERNGLPTYFPWPRQQGWAQSMVALQEKISEEWKKKREKPRLAGLLEETQRLERLGQSLIEFAESFQFPTGAEGFEEVVAQVAELAETCKKMEEGLVPLQQQIREVFHTLVRSRTEILHVLDQGGKVSAPPM is encoded by the coding sequence ATGCGTGCAACGGACAACCAGGGTTCTTTTCTGAACCGAATCAGTATCCGCCGTAACCAGGTGGTTTCCATGGATGGAAATCACGAGCAGGAGCTCCAGGACCTCGAGCTCTTCCAGAAACAGGTGGCGGACCGCTTCTCCGATCTCCTTTCATCCAGCTCCGAGGACGGGGCCGATGCCCTCCTCTCCGTCTCCTGGCTCCGCAAGCTCGTCGACGTGTTCCTTTGCTGCGACGCTGATTTCAAGGCCGTTCTGGTAGTGGGCCGAGACCCTTCACAGATTTCCAAGCCCCCACTCGACCGGCTCGTCCCGGAGTACCTCGACCGCGTCGTGAAGGCGCTTGATGTTTGCAATGCAGTCTCGCACGGGGTAGAAGCGGTCAGACACTACCAGAAGCTGGCGGAGATTGCGGTTTCGGCGTTCGAACAGAGACCCATCTTCGATGGACAGGTCCGCCGTGCGAAGAAGGCCCTGAATTCTCTGATGCTGACTCTCGAGGAACAAGAGGGTAGCAACCTCAAGTCCGCGGAGCGAACCTGGTCTTTCGGGCGTAGAACTGCCAACATCACGGACCGAGCCCTGCCCGGACGAGTTCATTCCTTGTCGTGGAACATGGCGAAGGGATGGTCGGCCGCGAAGCAAATCCAGGCCATGTCGGCGAACCTGGTGATGCCGCGTGGCGCGGAATCGTCCGGTCTGGCCTCGCCGGTCTACATAATGAGCACGGTCATGGTGTTTGTGATGTGGGCTTTGGTAGCGGCGATACCGTGCCAGGAGAGGAACGGCTTGCCAACCTATTTTCCCTGGCCGCGGCAACAGGGCTGGGCCCAATCTATGGTGGCGCTGCAAGAGAAGATTTCGGAGGAGTGGAAGAAGAAAAGGGAGAAACCCCGCTTGGCCGGGCTACTGGAAGAGACGCAGAGATTGGAGAGGTTGGGGCAGTCTCTGATCGAATTCGCCGAGTCATTTCAGTTCCCGACGGGGGCTGAGGGTTTTGAGGAGGTGGTGGCGCAGGTGGCTGAATTGGCCGAAACTTGcaagaagatggaggaggggttGGTGCCTTTGCAGCAACAAATCAGAGAGGTGTTTCATACGCTTGTGAGGAGCAGGACAGAGATTCTCCATGTGCTAGACCAAGGTGGGAAAGTGTCTGCACCCCCAATGTAA